From Plasmodium chabaudi chabaudi strain AS genome assembly, chromosome: 12, the proteins below share one genomic window:
- a CDS encoding RNA-binding protein, putative (pfam_scan;Pfam:PF00076.18; E()=1.8E-12;score=46.7;query 317-384;description=RRM_1;~pfam_scan;Pfam:PF00076.18; E()=1.1E-12;score=47.4;query 200-261;description=RRM_1;~iprscan;InterPro:IPR000504 : RNA recognition motif, RNP-1;Prosite:PS50102; score=13.788;query 198-268;description=RNA recognition motif domain;~iprscan;InterPro:IPR000504 : RNA recognition motif, RNP-1;Prosite:PS50102; score=11.435;query 315-393;description=RNA recognition motif domain;~iprscan;InterPro:IPR000504 : RNA recognition motif, RNP-1;Pfam:PF00076; score=1.1E-12;query 200-261;description=RNA recognition motif domain;~iprscan;InterPro:IPR000504 : RNA recognition motif, RNP-1;Pfam:PF00076; score=2.0E-12;query 317-384;description=RNA recognition motif domain;~iprscan;InterPro:IPR000504 : RNA recognition motif, RNP-1;SMART:SM00360; score=1.1E-9;query 316-389;description=RNA recognition motif domain;~iprscan;InterPro:IPR000504 : RNA recognition motif, RNP-1;SMART:SM00360; score=3.2E-15;query 199-264;description=RNA recognition motif domain;~iprscan;InterPro:IPR035979 : RNA-binding domain superfamily;Superfamily:SSF54928; score=2.73E-33;query 196-394;description=RNA-binding domain superfamily) has product MHTKEKEPYHGGERRRYSSRSRENVRDRSGGRENVRDRSGGRENVRDRSGGREHYRRSHDDNYNKRYEGGNIERNRNYSKDRKYYNNGPPHNDHHNYPRDRFYNRSPKRNFSKERNNDKHIYDRGHNHEWNNNHHGGNYYNNSYRGRNDRMDTKRYSMDRDRGRPHYDNHHNNMNNGMMRRERSKEMRSHAYKKGDPCKIFVGNISPDAREEEVRRKFAKYGDIINIQWKRRFAFIEYSKPIYAENAIHEENGKHYMGEELSVQAHHLSPFKNSYSGNYGNSYNNYKSDPRNYENKYSRNYSDNKFESIEKKNSLRIVVKNIDEKVSWQDLKDFGREVGSVNYANVIYNNNGNNKEWYGIIEYYNYETMKRAVEVLNGKKFNGVPVEVIKYTDSSVSSFYKNKERENDHHYYNNKDKGHNYHGPGGDKKYYDYDRDKMHRDDRREYNRRSNSGSYHRENGEGNYTRKRPNNRSEDMDRDRREKEYNEGDEGKDDHRRSLAEGRDNNFSDREDTKKIRKTTSNRYGRNNKTENQNSSKKTKDEEYSVEREGSARYEENGYSGNDKDQDSRNQSIEQSPSSNSKRKPYKRNTTRRNNKTSEEYSPKDDRDVIYDDNTNPDK; this is encoded by the coding sequence ATGCATACAAAAGAAAAGGAACCCTATCATGGAGGGGAAAGGCGAAGATACTCATCTAGAAGTCGTGAAAATGTAAGAGACAGAAGTGGAGGTCGAGAAAATGTGAGAGATCGAAGTGGAGGTCGTGAAAATGTAAGAGATAGAAGTGGTGGCCGTGAGCATTATAGAAGATCCCatgatgataattataataaaagatatgAAGGTGGAAATATAGAAAGGAATAGAAATTATTCAAAGgatagaaaatattataataatggaCCACCACATAATGACCATCATAATTATCCTCGCGATAGGTTTTATAATAGATCACCTAAAAGAAACTTTTcaaaagaaagaaataatgacaaacatatatatgacaGAGGACACAATCATGAATGGAATAATAATCATCATGGTggtaattattataataatagttaTAGAGGTCGAAATGATAGAATGGATACAAAAAGATATTCTATGGATCGAGATAGAGGAAGACCCCATTATGATAAccatcataataatatgaataatggAATGATGAGAAGAGAAAGATCAAAAGAAATGAGAAGTCAtgcttataaaaaaggggatccatgtaaaatatttgtagGAAATATATCTCCTGATGCAAGAGAAGAAGAAGTAAGAAGAAAATTTGCTAAATATGgtgatattataaatattcaatgGAAAAGAAGATTTGCATTTATAGAATATTCAAAACCAATATATGCAGAAAATGCAATACATGAAGAAAATGGGAAGCATTATATGGGAGAAGAGTTAAGTGTACAAGCACATCATTTAAGTCCATTCAAAAATAGTTATAGTGGTAATTATGGTAAtagttataataattataaaagcGATCCAagaaattatgaaaataaatattcccGAAATTATTCagataataaatttgaatctattgaaaaaaaaaattcattaaGAATTgtagtaaaaaatatagatgaAAAAGTAAGCTGGCAAGATTTAAAAGATTTTGGTCGAGAAGTCGGATCAGTGAATTATGcaaatgttatatataataataatggtaataataaagaatgGTATGGTATAAtagaatattataattatgaaacAATGAAAAGAGCAGTTGAAGTTTTAAATGggaaaaaatttaatgggGTTCCTGTTGaagttattaaatatacagATTCTTCAGTTAgttcattttataaaaataaagaaagagaaaatgatcatcattattataataataaagataaagGACACAATTATCATGGTCCTGGAggagataaaaaatattatgactATGACAGGGATAAAATGCATCGTGATGATAGGAGGGAATATAACAGACGTAGTAATAGTGGTAGCTATCATAGAGAAAATGGTGAAGGAAATTATACAAGGAAAAGGCCGAATAATAGAAGTGAAGATATGGATCGAGATCGAAGAGAAAAGGAATATAATGAAGGTGATGAAGGGAAAGATGATCATAGAAGAAGTTTAGCAGAAGGACgagataataatttttcagaTAGAGAGGATACAAAAAAGATAAGAAAAACAACATCGAATAGATATggaagaaataataaaacagaaaatcaaaatagttcaaaaaaaacaaaagatgAAGAATATTCAGTAGAAAGAGAAGGAAGTGCAAGGtatgaagaaaatggaTACTCAGGAAATGATAAAGATCAAGATTCTAGAAATCAAAGTATTGAACAAAGCCCAAGTTCTAATTCAAAAAGAAAAccatataaaagaaatacaaccagaagaaataataaaacatcaGAGGAATATTCACCAAAAGATGATAGAGATGTTATTTATGATGACAATACAAATCCTGATAAAtga